A genome region from Brassica oleracea var. oleracea cultivar TO1000 chromosome C2, BOL, whole genome shotgun sequence includes the following:
- the LOC106323644 gene encoding uncharacterized protein LOC106323644 produces the protein MAPKGRDEEVDGLVIVLFCCLIAFIIMLPFARIIWLEGPTPVPEIEVASMDFTIQDITHTHLSATWDLLTRIPDTLPDAYICLQGDLQASLFYKNVTIAISSRHRYENLKLNSPQQLRVSASIYEEDIGGLIGKNIIKAIKEKKEVKFGSQLFLTDCREKSTGVMRYACGETTLRFEPGSETKATSFGNKNNPTCVYF, from the coding sequence ATGGCACCCAAAGGAAGAGACGAAGAAGTAGACGGCTTAGTAATTGTCCTTTTTTGTTGTTTGATTGCCTTCATTATTATGCTTCCTTTTGCTCGTATTATTTGGTTAGAGGGACCAACTCCCGTGCCGGAAATAGAAGTAGCTTCTATGGATTTCACGATACAAGACATTACACACACTCATCTCAGTGCCACTTGGGATTTATTGACAAGGATCCCCGATACGCTTCCTGATGCCTATATATGTCTTCAAGGAGACCTTCAAGCTTCCTTGTTTTACAAGAATGTTACCATTGCTATCTCCTCTAGACACAGGTACGAGAATCTCAAGCTGAACTCGCCTCAACAACTTAGGGTTTCAGCTTCTATCTATGAAGAAGATATAGGAGGTTTGATTGGAAAAAACATTATCAAAGCTATCAAAGAGAAGAAGGAAGTGAAGTTCGGATCACAGTTGTTTCTTACGGATTGTAGAGAAAAGTCGACTGGAGTTATGAGGTATGCGTGCGGTGAAACCACCTTACGGTTCGAGCCGGGTTCTGAGACAAAGGCCACTTCGTTTGGGAACAAGAACAACCCTACCTGCGTATATTTTTGA
- the LOC106327843 gene encoding uncharacterized protein LOC106327843: MSRKPFLFLFLSCLLLLLGFCVDLGQSLKVPFSVNDVLPMLPRQVSWPVLNSFHSAVDLLPVFIGSLTPNNNASLEWKGACFRGNEARLDITPSDRDEPGLGGGLLHLKTSEAHSLTCMDLYVFATPYRITWDYYFSARDHTLSFDSWEETAELDYVKEHGVSVFLMPSGMLGTLLSLIDVLPLFSNTAWGQNANLAFLKKHMGATFEKRPQPWRSVINPEDVHSGDFLAVSKIRGRWGGFETLEKWVTGAFAGHTAVCLKDDLGNLWVGESGHENEKGEEIIVVIPWDEWWALTLKDNSNPQVALLPFHPDIRKKFNNTAAWEYARSMLGKPYGYHNMIFSWIDTLGDNYPPPLDAHLVISVMSMWTRVQPAYAANMWNEALNKRLGTEDLDLYGILEETARRGMSFDELLTIPEQDEWVYSDGKSTTCVAFILAMYKAAGVFGPLADHIQVTEFTIRDAYTLRLFEDNQTRLPSWCNTEKGKLEFCQILGEYRMELPGYNTIYPYPNMNENCPSLPPYYERPSKC; the protein is encoded by the exons ATGTCTAGGAAGCCCTTCCTCTTCCTCTTCCTCTCATGTCTTCTTCTTCTTCTAGGTTTCTGCGTTGACCTGGGTCAATCCCTCAAGGTCCCCTTCAGCGTCAACGATGTTCTCCCGATGCTTCCTCGCCAAGTCTCATGGCCCGTTCTCAACAGCTTCCACAGCGCCGTGGATCTGTTGCCTGTCTTCATCGGGTCCTTAACTCCCAACAACAACGCGTCTCTTGAGTGGAAAGGTGCTTGCTTTCGCGGCAACGAGGCTCGTCTCGATATCACCCCTAGCGATCGCGACGAGCCTGGTCTCGGAGGCGGCCTTCTCCATCTCAAG ACATCCGAGGCGCATAGCTTGACTTGTATGGACCTATACGTCTTTGCAACGCCTTATAGGATCACCTGGGACTACTACTTCTCTGCAAGAGATCATACTTTGAGCTTTGATTCATGGGAAGAGACAGCTGAGTTGGATTAT GTGAAGGAGCATGGAGTTTCAGTGTTTCTAATGCCATCAGGGATGCTTGGGACGCTGCTTTCATTGATCGATGTGTTGCCTCTTTTCTCCAACACGGCTTGGGGACAGAATGCGAACTTGGCTTTCTTGAAGAAGCATATGGGTGCTACGTTTGAGAAGCGCCCTCAGCCTTGGCGGTCTGTGATTAATCCGGAAGATGTGCATTCTGGTGATTTCTTGGCTGTGTCGAAGATTAGAGGAAGGTGGGGTGGGTTTGAGACTTTGGAGAAATGGGTGACTGGTGCTTTCGCTGGTCACACTGCTGTTTGTTTGAAGGATGATTTGGGGAACCTTTGGGTTGGTGAATCTGGTCATGAGAACGAGAAGGGTGAAGAGATCATTGTCGTGATTCCTTGGGATGAATGGTGGGCTCTCACGTTGAAGGATAACTCAAATCCACAAGTAGCTTTGCTTCCTTTTCATCCTGATATCCGAAAAAAGTTCAACAACACTGCTGCGTGGGAGTATGCACGGAGCATGCTGGGCAAGCCTTATGGATACCACAACATGATATTCAGCTGGATCGACACTTTAGGCGATAACTACCCACCTCCCCTTGATGCTCACTTG GTTATTTCTGTCATGTCTATGTGGACTCGTGTACAACCTGCATATGCTGCTAATATGTGGAACGAGGCACTCAATAAACGGCTTGGTACTGAG GATCTGGATTTGTATGGGATTCTTGAAGAAACAGCGAGGCGTGGAATGTCATTTGATGAGCTGCTCACCATCCCTGAACAGGATGAGTGGGTTTATAGCGATGGGAAGTCAACAACGTGTGTTGCTTTCATCCTCGCAATGTACAAAGCCGCTGGTGTGTTTGGCCCTCTTGCTGATCATATTCAAGTCACTGAGTTCACT ATCCGGGATGCTTACACTCTGAGGCTATTTGAAGATAATCAGACGAGGCTACCGAGCTGGTGTAACACAGAGAAAGGGAAGCTTGAGTTCTGTCAGATTCTAGGTGAATATAGAATGGAGTTGCCTGGTTATAACACCATTTACCCTTATCCAAACATGAATGAGAACTGCCCTTCTTTGCCTCCTTATTATGAGAGGCCTTCTAAGTGTTAG